A region of Lates calcarifer isolate ASB-BC8 unplaced genomic scaffold, TLL_Latcal_v3 _unitig_5867_quiver_2429, whole genome shotgun sequence DNA encodes the following proteins:
- the LOC108877168 gene encoding LOW QUALITY PROTEIN: ubiquitin carboxyl-terminal hydrolase 46-like (The sequence of the model RefSeq protein was modified relative to this genomic sequence to represent the inferred CDS: inserted 1 base in 1 codon; deleted 3 bases in 3 codons), whose amino-acid sequence MQQDAHEFLNYLLNTVADILQEEKKQEKQNGRLKNNALLSLQRPRQRTRPEPTWVHDIFQGTLTNETRCLNCETVSSKDEDFXDLSVDVEQNTSITHCLRDFSNTETLCSEYKYYCETCCSKQEAQKRMRVKKLPMILALHLKRFKYMEQLHRYTKLSYRVVFPLELRLFNTSGDAVNLDRMYDLVAVVVHCGSGPNRGHYITIVKSHGFWLLFDDDIVEKIDAQAIEEFYGLTSDISKNSESGYILFYQSRE is encoded by the exons ATGCAACAGGATGCCCACGAATTCCTCAACTACCTGCTGAACACTGTGGCTGAcatcctgcaggaggagaagaagcaggag AAGCAGAACGGACGCCTCAAGAACAAT GCACTGCTGTCACTACAGAGACCGAGACAGAGAACAAGACCGGAGCCCACATGGGTT CACGATATCTTCCAAGGCACACTGACCAATGAGACGCGCTGCCTCAACTGTGaaacg GTGAGCAGCAAAGATGAGGATT TGGATCTTTCTGTGGATGTGGAGCAGAACACATCAATAACACACTGTCTCAG GGACTTCAGTAACACAGAGACTTTGTGCAGTGAGTACAAATACTACTGTGAGACGTGCTGCAGCAAGCAGGAAGCACAGAAACG GATGCGTGTGAAGAAGCTTCCTATGATCCTGGCACTACACCTGAAGAGGTTTAAGTACATGGAGCAGCTGCACCGCTACACCAAGCTGTCCTACAGAGTGGTTTTCCCCCTAGAACTCCGTCTGTTCAACACGTCTGGGGATGCAGTCAACCTGGATCGCATGTATGATCTAGTTGCTGTGGTGGTTCACTGTGGCAG cGGCCCGAATCGAGGTCATTACATCACCATAGTGAAGAGTCATGGCTtctggctgctgtttgatgATGACATTGTGGAG AAAATTGACGCCCAGGCCATCGAGGAGTTTTATGGGCTTACCTCAGACATCTCCAAGAACTCTGAGTCGGGATACATTCTCTTCTACCAGTCCAGGGAGTGA